In Fodinibius saliphilus, a genomic segment contains:
- a CDS encoding phosphatidylinositol-specific phospholipase C domain-containing protein, which produces MLQTVNTKSKQTIDFTVPNPSKTTNYSLPLYQGCDYNSQYDCWSINYVNGFFKFNLELPKKQGVNLIFQLCSATVHGKSNCPIDITVNGELLVSSFDPHIDHFYDMVWSVPADMLKAGDNEIVMKLVGGHTKVFMKYAIVDIYDTPTGKNNWLAGISDSKSIAEINLPGTHDSAAINTTVHTPYACHNMSITDQLNGGIRVLDVRLKVNKKDGKYKFITCHGDIGSSTGVNEYQSFPTLLDECKNFLNNNGSETVIMSLKIDDWAGHDGDQSNVLKALEKLLSSYPTATSKILPQLGDIRGKIFLYNRINDQLRFGAPVRWPDATSGAYAKSYSNRSYKVYVQDKYKGLPIFGAESTKLNLVTEAFAKKKKGEVVLNFASATWYGVIGVYIMGDLLNYFGKHTAANRPKTFGWTMLDYAFEKYVTNTYGRMDIVSLIISSNSNYSGYEDKFEVTVHDEL; this is translated from the coding sequence ATGTTACAAACAGTTAATACAAAAAGTAAACAAACGATAGATTTTACTGTTCCGAATCCTTCGAAAACAACTAACTATTCCCTGCCTCTTTACCAGGGATGTGATTACAATAGTCAATATGATTGCTGGTCTATTAATTATGTAAACGGATTTTTTAAGTTTAACCTTGAACTGCCCAAAAAACAGGGCGTTAACCTAATATTTCAACTCTGTAGTGCCACCGTTCATGGGAAATCTAACTGCCCGATAGATATAACCGTAAACGGGGAACTGCTTGTTAGCAGTTTTGACCCACATATTGACCACTTTTATGATATGGTGTGGTCGGTACCTGCGGATATGTTAAAAGCCGGCGATAATGAGATCGTCATGAAACTGGTAGGTGGTCACACCAAAGTGTTTATGAAGTATGCTATTGTGGATATCTATGATACTCCCACCGGCAAAAACAATTGGCTGGCCGGTATCTCTGACTCCAAATCCATAGCAGAAATCAACCTACCGGGCACTCATGATTCGGCCGCAATAAATACGACTGTCCATACACCATATGCCTGCCACAATATGTCTATAACAGATCAGCTGAACGGCGGAATTCGTGTGTTGGATGTAAGACTGAAAGTCAACAAGAAGGACGGGAAATATAAATTCATAACCTGTCACGGGGATATAGGAAGCAGTACCGGGGTCAATGAATACCAATCTTTTCCTACCCTGCTTGATGAATGCAAAAACTTCTTAAACAATAATGGAAGTGAGACGGTTATCATGTCACTAAAAATCGATGACTGGGCTGGCCACGATGGAGATCAAAGTAATGTTTTAAAAGCTCTGGAGAAATTACTTTCATCGTATCCAACAGCGACCTCTAAAATATTGCCCCAATTGGGCGATATAAGGGGCAAGATCTTTTTATACAATCGTATAAATGATCAGCTTCGGTTCGGAGCCCCTGTTCGTTGGCCCGATGCCACCAGTGGAGCTTATGCTAAAAGCTATTCAAACAGATCTTATAAGGTATATGTACAGGATAAATACAAGGGATTACCAATTTTTGGGGCCGAAAGCACCAAATTAAATTTGGTAACAGAAGCATTTGCAAAGAAAAAGAAAGGTGAAGTAGTATTGAACTTTGCCAGTGCCACATGGTATGGAGTTATTGGCGTTTACATTATGGGGGACTTGCTTAATTACTTTGGAAAACATACTGCAGCGAATAGGCCGAAAACTTTCGGTTGGACAATGCTCGATTATGCCTTCGAAAAATACGTTACCAATACCTATGGACGTATGGATATTGTCAGTCTTATTATTTCTTCAAACTCAAACTATTCGGGCTATGAAGACAAGTTTGAAGTAACAGTTCATGATGAATTATAA
- a CDS encoding EndoS/ChiA family endoglycosidase, with protein sequence MGWTKKSDVAQYKKANWKNFIKKEPDCPPPKAKRIALQNPEISFFFYCRDNLILEGPVYENHGPFNKGDAIFFSGEPWYGDAPQCDSYQKEGMSIAYVSPNSSEQFLESACYLLDNGSPAIDVVCIFAGNLVLNKRPYLKAHNDPSAKNPFNANIMEILSNGSVQKLQKKGITVLLTILGGHHKGGWSNFKTESAAADFATYLKTEVVDKYGLDGIDIDDEYSNPNLRIPNSLVTVTTKMKELMPDKIISKALFRDTEYFKPKYKGKTLADTLTYGWEMSYGISPEYRLPKYVKLGMVKHKLSLGFVANRPSRNPVQDVKWLKKNGYEGIMIYNFFNPQNTKLMGKLVNTLYGPGNWNKEPEGSSLKEKVHQNQK encoded by the coding sequence ATGGGTTGGACAAAAAAATCAGATGTAGCTCAGTATAAAAAAGCCAATTGGAAAAACTTTATTAAAAAAGAGCCTGATTGCCCACCTCCAAAAGCAAAACGAATAGCACTACAAAACCCAGAGATATCATTTTTTTTCTATTGCAGAGATAACCTGATTCTTGAAGGCCCTGTGTATGAAAATCATGGTCCTTTCAACAAGGGAGATGCTATTTTCTTTAGCGGTGAACCGTGGTATGGCGATGCTCCACAATGTGACAGCTACCAAAAAGAGGGAATGTCTATCGCTTACGTTTCGCCAAATAGTTCCGAGCAGTTTCTCGAATCGGCATGCTACCTTCTCGATAATGGCAGCCCTGCCATAGATGTAGTGTGTATTTTTGCGGGTAACTTAGTCCTTAATAAACGCCCCTACCTAAAAGCACATAACGACCCTAGCGCCAAGAACCCCTTTAACGCCAATATAATGGAAATTCTTTCGAATGGATCTGTTCAAAAGCTTCAGAAGAAAGGAATTACGGTACTACTCACTATTCTGGGAGGCCATCACAAAGGCGGCTGGTCAAACTTTAAAACAGAATCAGCAGCAGCAGATTTTGCCACATATCTTAAAACAGAAGTCGTCGACAAGTATGGGCTCGACGGTATTGATATCGACGATGAATACAGTAATCCTAACCTGCGAATCCCTAATTCATTGGTGACTGTTACCACTAAGATGAAAGAATTGATGCCTGATAAAATTATTTCAAAAGCGTTATTTCGGGATACCGAATACTTTAAGCCTAAATATAAGGGTAAGACGCTGGCTGATACCCTTACCTACGGCTGGGAGATGAGCTATGGAATAAGCCCTGAATATCGATTACCTAAATATGTGAAGTTGGGAATGGTCAAACACAAGTTGTCTTTAGGCTTTGTTGCCAATCGCCCCTCCAGAAACCCTGTACAGGATGTTAAATGGCTAAAGAAAAATGGATATGAAGGAATTATGATTTACAATTTTTTCAATCCTCAGAACACCAAATTAATGGGTAAACTGGTAAATACTTTATACGGTCCGGGCAATTGGAATAAAGAGCCAGAAGGCAGCTCATTAAAAGAAAAGGTCCACCAAAATCAGAAATAA
- a CDS encoding amidohydrolase family protein, giving the protein MNFILKEESRILLIAVLFGMVWTIGCTSVKEKNNILVLKGATLYNGTGSNAVENSIIVIKNDQIDCVGSDEDCNPPQDATVKDISGKYITPGLIDAHVHFFQTGFFDSRPDAMDLRDTYPMGEVIAYQQQHPQRYYDAYVCSGITGVYDVGGMSWSVPMQISAEKNPQAPHVAAAGPLITPVSGAPFDLPSDKVLVPLNSKESGIQTVQYLSALGATGIKFWQLDADNEDYMERVEAAAQEIEKQGNKMIAHATTLKQAKAALQNGTKLLVHSVQDREIDQEFIDLAKREGTLYNPTLIVGSGYMLAYRAAAGIAPLTVEDPNGCIDPKTNKLLATASQFSDHPTFTKGFKERLKSFDPDSDRVSSTNMKNLKKVYQAGIPIVVGTDAGNPGTLHGISIYEEMEWMQEAGIPPHDLIVMATKNGAMAMERLDDFGTLEQDKLANLIILEEDPAVDISNMRSISHTMIKGEMKKVGGY; this is encoded by the coding sequence ATGAATTTCATTTTGAAAGAGGAAAGTAGAATACTGTTAATAGCGGTATTGTTTGGAATGGTGTGGACCATTGGTTGTACGTCGGTTAAAGAAAAAAACAATATCCTTGTTCTCAAAGGTGCTACCCTGTATAATGGAACAGGGAGTAATGCCGTTGAAAATAGTATAATTGTTATTAAGAATGACCAGATTGATTGTGTGGGAAGTGATGAAGATTGCAATCCTCCACAGGATGCTACCGTCAAAGATATAAGCGGTAAATATATTACGCCGGGACTTATTGATGCCCACGTTCATTTTTTTCAGACTGGTTTTTTTGACAGCCGTCCCGATGCCATGGACCTGCGCGATACCTATCCAATGGGCGAAGTGATAGCCTACCAGCAACAACATCCCCAAAGATATTACGATGCCTATGTTTGTTCTGGCATTACCGGGGTATATGATGTGGGCGGGATGAGTTGGTCAGTGCCTATGCAAATAAGCGCCGAGAAGAATCCACAGGCGCCTCATGTGGCTGCTGCAGGCCCGCTTATAACTCCGGTTTCCGGAGCTCCTTTTGATTTGCCTTCCGATAAAGTATTGGTTCCTTTAAATTCTAAAGAGTCTGGTATTCAAACGGTGCAGTATCTTTCGGCACTGGGAGCTACAGGCATCAAATTCTGGCAATTGGATGCCGATAACGAAGATTATATGGAGCGCGTGGAAGCGGCGGCACAGGAGATTGAAAAGCAGGGAAATAAGATGATTGCCCATGCCACTACATTGAAGCAGGCCAAAGCCGCACTGCAAAATGGTACTAAACTGCTGGTGCACAGTGTACAAGATCGAGAGATAGATCAAGAATTTATTGATTTGGCTAAAAGGGAGGGTACCCTATATAATCCAACTCTTATTGTAGGATCGGGATATATGCTGGCTTATCGTGCAGCGGCAGGAATTGCTCCTTTGACAGTTGAAGATCCCAATGGTTGTATAGATCCTAAAACGAATAAGCTGTTGGCTACTGCGTCACAATTCAGCGATCATCCAACATTTACTAAGGGTTTTAAGGAGCGTTTAAAATCCTTTGATCCCGATTCAGACCGGGTGAGTAGCACCAACATGAAAAACCTGAAGAAGGTCTATCAGGCCGGTATTCCTATAGTGGTGGGTACCGATGCCGGTAATCCGGGGACGCTGCATGGCATCTCTATCTATGAGGAAATGGAATGGATGCAGGAAGCGGGTATACCGCCGCATGACCTCATTGTGATGGCAACAAAGAATGGAGCCATGGCTATGGAGCGGCTGGATGATTTTGGCACCCTGGAGCAAGACAAGTTAGCAAATCTCATTATCTTGGAAGAAGATCCAGCAGTCGACATTTCTAATATGCGCTCTATCTCCCATACCATGATCAAGGGGGAAATGAAAAAAGTAGGAGGGTATTGA